The genomic region atttgaatgatatcagtaaatatattgaaatgtaagtgcaagaggtaAGTCTTCAAGTGCTCTAaggtttggcttttataggcaatagAAATTCAAACCCGGATGTCTGCGGCTcaccccacggtcgaccgtgggtcgaccgtgcAGCTGTGTCCTCTGAATTTTATTGCCGTTTGAGATCTTTTACTTTGGATTTTTCCCTTATTAGATGGCTGCAATTAGATGCCAAAAACATCTGACATGACCTGCAGTACCCCTTATGTCTTGGAAGCATTCTTTGAAGTTAACCTTGGCTTGAAATGGGTAAGTCACTTTGTACTAGAGGTGTGTCTTTGATTTCCTTTTAAGGAAAATGCATAATTTTGATCTCATGACAACCATATGCTTCCAAAATTCAAGTCACAAGTCTTTAACCCTTTTGTCAATACTAGTTTGCAAGTAGGTGCTCTTATTGGTTACTTGCAAGCTTCCAATTTAGACTACCTTGTCTTTGTGTGAAGACTTTTGGTagtttacactaaactcttattaaaCACATAATTAGTACCTAATGGTTATCAAGTGGAGAGCATCGCTTAAGCATATAATACAACacatgtgttaacatcacttaccatacactttctcccccttttgtcgaccaaaaaggttagctcccccttgaATAGGACATAGCGGTTGATGATATAGCTCCTCCTTGAAATGTACAATATAAAACACATAGAAGATATCATTAGTACAcataagtcataataataatacattacacATTCTAATCATGAAGTAGATTTAACATACCAACCCGCCCTTAAAACAATTCTAACCAACATTTTTAAAAATAATTAGCATTGGTACTGACGGCATCCGAGATGTCCAAGTCCTCAGAGTCGGAAGAAAGGATAGTGATTGGAGTGGTAATCCAAAAGGTAAGCAGAGTGGTTGACATGGAGCGAGGAATCTCTAGGGGAGTTATCATCCCTAGGTTGCTGAAGATGCGATTTAGGTGAATGGAATAAGGAAGCGGACGATTTGGAAGATTTCGAAGAGTTTCCATTCATTGAGTTACAATAAAGGCTAGGTTTATGGCCTCGTTCGAAACAAAGGACCATAGGATGGCTACCTCGGTTCCTGAGAGATGGTCAACCGAATTCTCTCTACAAAAGATATTGAGTCGGATGACGGTTAGAAGGAGTTGAAGATCATGTCGGATTTCAGAATCTTGAATACGAATGCGGCGATTAAGATTTTGAGGTACTTCCGAATGAGTGATGGTAGAGAGCACTTCTTGTACGGGATAAGTTAGGTGCAAGGATCTAAGGTCGGTTCGAGGAGTGTAGAAGTCATGACCTTGTGAGGGAATTTTCATGaacgaagcaaagtatgaaagaggccaaGTGTGAAATTCCCTaccaagtttaaatttaacttgattAGTGTTGACAAGTTCAAAATTGGCGTAAAATTCTCGGATAAGAGGTGGGTAGATAACCTCATCTAGATCTAAGAATGAAAAACATTCTTTTTGAGTGAATGTTTTGTGAAGGTTTGGAAATTTGTTATAATGAACAACTCTCTTTTCATGAAGTGGTCGAGTCTCCATTTGTTGTTGGTGATAAACCTCACATTGTCTTCTCGTGTTGGTCATTTCCTAGGAACGTGAATAATTTAGCAAGAAATCATGTTTGCAATATGGTTTTGAAAAAACCTATATGCAAAACATGTGTCGATTAGTTCTTGTCTATACGCATTTTTGAAACTCAAAGAGGTTGTGCCAATTTGAAAAGATAGACAAGATTCATCATTTCAATTTATGTTTTCCAAGGTTTTGATATGTATCATGAGATTGGTATTTATCACAAGAACTTGGTTATACATTTATGTGTGCATGAGTGGTTTCAAAAACAACTTGGATAAATTATGTAAGTAAAAGTTCCTATTTGGCACTCTATGATTTGCAATAAACTTTCACACAATTGATAGGTTATGCATGAaaacaagtgttcctattagttTTGAAAGACACAAAAATTATTCTCATGTAAGATTATGCAAGTAATTAAGGGTTTCATGAGAAAATTTTTAAAGTAAGCAAAATTAAAAAGATTTGGAAGCTTACCTTTTGAGGACCACTAGATGTTGGAGAGAAGGGAGACAATGAATGTCTGGAATCTAATGGTTGGGGTTTAAGAAAGGAGTGGGGTTGGTGAAAATGTGGTTTAGATAATAAAGAAGGTGAGGAAAAGGACAAAACAGACGTCAGCTGTTGTGCGATCTACCCCACGGTCGACCGTAGTTCGACCGCACATCTTCAGTAAGCTTAATTAAGGCACATGTTCCATCATACCCAACCCATTCCTAAGTAGAGTGAAGGTCTCCTTTTTCAGATGTTTTGTAAAGATTTCAGCAATATTTTTAGTGGAGTCTGCCTTATCAATCACAATatttcctttttgaacatgatcacgtaaaaagtggtgcctaatgtctatgtgtttagtcatatagtgtaatatttgatttttagaTAGGTCTATAACACTCTTATTATCACAACAAATAGGTATTTTCGAAGAGACGATACCGTAATCGATGAAGGTTTGTTTCATCCATAGCACTTTGCGCACATGCTCTTCCTATGGCAACATATTCTGCTTCGGTGGTAGATATTGCAACGGATGTTTGCTTCTTAGAGAACCATGATGTTAAGCATAGCCCGACAAATGCACATACAACACTTGTGCTTTTTCGATCAATCAATGATCCTCCATGGTCGGAATCCGCAAAACACATAATGTCAACACCGGtgaactttggataccatagaccGAGGTGCATGGTACCTTTCAAATATCTAAAGATCCGTTTGACCACTTCTACATGAGACATTTTGGGATTCTCATGGAATCTTTCACATAAGCACACACTATACATGATATCGGGTCGGCTTGCCATTAAGTATAGAAGAAATCTAATCATTCCTCTATACTTGGTGCTATCGAATAAATCTCCTTCTCCTTCAAGAGTAAGCTTGACATTGGTGGCCATAAGAGTTGCCATAGGTTTTGAGTTCTCCATCCCAAACTTTTTGAGCATATCATGTATatacttttgttgattgatgaacgttccatcttctagttgcttaATTTGGAGTCCAAGAAAGAACTTaagttcacccatcatgctcatttcaaactcatcatgcattaacttagaaaactcattgctaagagattcgttagtagaACCAAATACAATATAATCAACATATATTTAAACAATAACCAATTCATTTTCATGCTTTTTGACAAATAAtgtattatcaatttttcccatttcatATCCATGATCAATAAAAAAAAGGTTTTAAGTCTCTCATACCAAGCTCTAGGTGCTTGTTTGAGTCCATATAGGGCTTTCTTAAGTTTAAACACATGATAAGGTTTTTCAAAGTCTTCAAAGCCCAGGGGTTGTGACACATATACTTCTTCATTTATGACCCCATTTAGAAAAgcacttttaacatccatttgatataattttaagttattaacACATGCATATGCAAGGAGTATTCTAATGGACTCTAGTCTAGCTAGGGGGTAAAGGTTTCAACATAATCGATTCCTTCTTGTTGACTATATCCTTGTGCaaccaacctagctttgtttctaaaaaccttcccatcttcatcTAGTTTGTTTCTATATACCCATTTGGTTCCTATAATATTTTGCTCGTTTGGTAAGGTaaccaaatcccatacatcactCTTTTGGAATTGGTTTAATTCCCCTTGCATGGTTTCTACCCAACTTTCATTTAATAATGCTTCCTTGACATTTTTGGATTCTATTTGGGAGATGAATGCATAGTTTGTAACTAGATTGAAAATTTGTGGTCGTGTGGTTCTAGTGTTGATGTCTCCTATGACTTGTTCTATTGGATGATCATTAATATGTTTAAGGTCAGTTGTGGGTTCTAAGTTATCTTTACTAAGATCGTTTTCCAAGTGAGATTCTTTCTCATTGGTTTCTTTAACTTTTTTGGACACATTTTGGTTTGTGCTAGTCACAATGGCTTCTTGTTCAATCACATCATCATCTACAAGTGGTTTGGACTTAGGTGGAGGAGTGTCATCAAAGGTGACATCTAATGACTATTCTATGATATTAGTGTATTTGTTTAGAACCCTATAGGCTTTGCTTTCCAATGAATATCCTAGGAATACTCCTTCATAGGCATTAGGTTCAAACTTGGTTAAGTATTCCTTTTTGTTCAAGATAAAACATTTACATCCAAATACCCTAAGATTAAGGTGGGTTTCCTACCATTTAGAATTTCATAGGGTGTTTTATCCATAGAAGGTCTAATTAGGACTCTATTTTGAATGTACGTAGAGGTTGCGACTACTTCACACCAAATTTTTTGAGGGattgattgttcatttaacattgtttgactcatttcttgaagagttcggtttttcctttcaacaaccccattaGATTGAGGAGTGCGAGGAGCCAAGAAGTTATGAGAAATTCCATGTAAATCACAAATGACTCCATATTGGGCATTATTATCAAATTCTCTTACATGATCCGTTCGTATGGTGACAATTGTACACCCAAGCAAGTTTTATATTTTTGTAGAAAAAATTATGAATCTTTCAAAAGCTTCATTTTTGTGTTTTAGAAAAAGTGTCCATGTGTATCTTGAAAAGATATCAACAATTACTAGGGTGTATAAATTTCCACCATACCTTTGACCGGATGATGGACCAAACAAATCCATGTGTAAGAGTTCTAAATATATTTTAGTTAAAATGAGGTTCTTATGTTTATTACTAGCATGGACTTATTTTCCTACTTTAcatgcatcacaaaaatgacttTCATATTTTAGCTTGGGTAAATCTTTAACCTTTTTTTTTAGAAGATATGTTGTGAATTAATTTCATATTAGCATGGCCAAGTCTCCTATGCCATAAAGTGATAGTGTCATGAATGGAATTGAGGCAAATATCTAAATGTTTGCAGTCATTTAATTTACATGTGTAGAGGCCCTTTTTCCTAATTCCGTTTATAACATTTTTATCATCTTTGGTGTTATGTGAAGATAATttagtaaatgtcatgttataCCCTTTATCACATATTTTACCAACACTTAGCAAATTAAAGCTTAGATTCTTAATATGCAAGACATATTCAAGTGTAATTTAGAGTTAATGatgttacctttaccgacgatTTTACCTTGTACGTCACCGACAAAGATTACGTCACCACCATTATGTTCTTTGTACTTTATGAAGAAGTCTTTGTTCCCCGTCATGTGCATTGTACATCCACTATCTATTATCCAATCTTCTTCTTGTACAACGTCATTTAGGCAAACCTATATTTGGTTGATTAATAATTTTGTTACCCAATGTTTATTGGGTCCGGGATGATTAGGATCAAAAATTCCTACTCTAACCCATCTTTTTACGACTTTAGCATGGTGATTTCCTTTTTGTTGACCCATTGTTTCAACAATTTTTCTTCTAGGGTTTCTATAATGATTAGTCCTATTGTAAGACCCTGATCCTATTTCAGTAGAATGGGACGCTGTCCAAACTTTGGGACGCCATCCTGTGAagaaaggttggacgccgtccaagacttgggacgccgtccaacagaacTGACAGGCCAGCTGTTGCTATTTGATTTAATGAGGGGTATGATggtattttcacttgagggtcagTTTTGGAGCCACAAAATTGATCCATGgcctatcttatcctcatttcacctctttcccttcacacacttgcatctagagagagagaaagagtttagagagagcttgatttggagaagaaggagtcagattctcaccaaagctcgggttttaaagttgttcatctcgttcacggctacgttgtggtagtattggtaagttcaaactctgaatttcatttattaagattgatattcaagttagggtttgagattgtttagttttgaaacccttttgatgatgaagtgggtttatggtgactagttattgtggtcacttggcgggttttgggttggttgacgatttggccatgtttaggctttgatattgggtttaatcactaggtttagtgattatggaagtgttggaacccatttaggggtttttggttgattaattttgaaatgggtcaaaattagggtttgtgtgtcattttgggcaagacgagtgcttaacacttgtgttcgggtttaattggcgtattaggaccattttcacttgtgttagtgattattggttagtttgggcgcggtttgtgcttggaagtgcatttgggtcgaaattgcactaagtatcaATTGGGTTGGTTataagtccaccctaattgtgttgtttgtattgtgataatggaataggtactttccattggcgtgttgcggaatTATTCGGTTgctttcatcaaggcgacaaggtgagtgttaatatcctatgtgcatatgtatgtgtaggatgggtgcgggtcgggtgaagtggttctcggttatagaactcacttcacatataggtgaatttgatgggcttgtgtaacaagtccaattggtacggttgtgcgttttggttgaccaccgttggcgaggtgcacacttcgtgtgtacgttatcacatggacttgtgatatggagttatataatcccgatgtagtgggattggtatGGAGTTACGGTTGGGTAACAACGATGATGTGAGTTTTGATGAGGTAGAAAATCTCGGGTTGTGCGGATTCATgaagactcgggttgttcggtcatcttattgatgaggtagtgaatctcgggttgtacgaattcactaaggcacgggtaaTACGGCTgtcctcggttgttgaagtggtgaaggaagtgaatctcgggttatgcgaattcactaaggctcgggttgttcggccaaccttcatgggtttaaggttaaggggttaaccttgttgtttTATCGGTTGTATtttgtatatacgtatatatatacttattgtatgttgtagctaatcttacgaATTTAGCTTGGTGGTATGTTAGGTATAACTTTGCTTAGTTATGCtcggattgcggtatgtgtttactactTGTGTGTTGgcgatacgtattcattttatgcatatatatgtatgtagtatattctcactcactaagcattagcttaccctctcgttgtttacatttttatagatttgcttgaatgcggtggctcgggtaagcgtgggaactagtggactcgcgtagttgctttagaagatcttgcttttggattgattaggattgggtaacgtatccccaatctccatgctcggtctttagtttatgttaaaactcacgtggtcgaaaactcgtaattttgtacgaaagtcgtaaaacggctgatgtgggcccggtgtcgtaaaactcggttttattgtgaaaaactcttagttttaattattataacataatgTGAAAGTGTTTTCatgtgaaagtgtcgggaagcggtttTTTCGCTCACGTGTaaatgtaaaactgatcagaatattgcagttcatttggacgccgtccaaaaggcttggacgccgtccagtccttcagagctggacgccgtccagatgtactgtcccacaaAATTTTTTTTAAGGCGTATTTTCGGttagttaacgggttgggtcgttacaagtggtatcagagcatggtctaagggatttaggtgacttgagataggtgtctagacttagactttgtgtgcgcttatttgttacgggacttgtagggAGTATGGGtcagaatgggaatttggttagtgccttaattgtagTTGGGCtaatgtttatattaatatgcggatattattaatatactattgcattgtgttttgttattgtttgcgttgcgaatatcatcaagcaagataTTCATTGTACTGACAagttgatacggtgtgtgtgcgtaataaggacttgcaaaccttattacgggtgcaaatcgtgtctaatgagtgatgtacgacgagtgttgagcaagatggggcagttTGGTGCGTGTGGttctatacgttcgtggactaattatTTACATTCCTTAGAATGACGACGCTAAACGAGATTAGGACGAATGACGATGAGTTTGCGGCTAGGGTTGAGGCCGAGGTTGCAAAACAAGTGAAAACAATTCGAGAAGAGTTCGAACGAAGGCTTATCGAGCCTCGGGGTAATGGTAAGAAGGAGTTTAGTTACAAGGATTTGCGAGCGACTAAACCTCCTATGTATCATGGGGAACCGGATCCGTTAGTGAGTACTCGTTGGATCTCGGCGATCGGAGGATGTTTTCGTACAAGTGAGTGTCCTCCGGACAAGAAGACGAGAAtcactactagtttgttgcgagatagttcgaaagattggttggatggtaagattgatacggTCGGCGAAGAACCGTTCATGAGTTTGTCATGGGgcaattttaagaaggaattctttgaagaattccgaaCGCAAGCCGACTTGACAAGAATGTGTGAGGAGATACGCGTGTTgagacaagggtctatggacctataTACTCTACGGGCTACCTTTATGTCTAAGGCACGATTTTTCCCAGAGTATGTGAATAACGAAAGGTTGCTGATGCAAGACTTCCGTAAGGCTTTAAATGATGAGTTACGTGGGAAGATAAGCCTTGGGCAAGTAAACTCGTTTGCCGAGCTATTTACCGTGGCTAAGGGTTTTGAGCCATATCCttgggagataatcgataatgctcAGAGTAAGAGAAAGGTTGATTTGTACGGTGCCccaagtaagaaaaataagggtgcaagtgcgagtatgggtaatgtggacAAAGGCGTgacgagttctcgtgcgcctagatgtttcaattgtggtgttaggggccacaagttatgggagtgcacaatgccgagaagcgatgatggaatgtgctactattgtcataaagagggatatcgtaagccggattgtcccgagttggcggcggcgaatgccgcaaagagacgttaaggtacgttttgttttaataaatatgtcttttgaatatttattatgtaccgattgagttcgggtttattaaatgccttgtgttgtgcatagtattgttatgggtgacgttcctaatggaattaccctacggtgacattttgattgatgggcgaagggcgtaagacttggtgcaaccaagcattccttaatgtttgggaaacgtttctaccaagccatgagaatgggctttggtgttcggttatgagcgcgtgttcgcttttgtgttgaagatggtgaaccatgaggttcgtcgggtggatagaacccttgagatcgagtgtttcatctcgacgtatgttggtaatggagtctatgttacgcaatgttaggtgcctctttcatacctactggcCCGGTGTTCGActtcgatggtgttgcggttacattgtgcttAGGCTACCTTAccctatagaaacccttaggtacatgagtaactaggtggaaatgtgacaagctatggcaatcggaggattgcaagaataaagtttgtgAAATTTGTGGTAAACGTTTCGTTCGAAGTGATGAAGGATAGGTTaaaaaaatccttcgtatgctcaaggttggagcaagatgtggtgatgggtcgtgtgaacctaattgttagaaaagtctacctttcggtagaattgtacggttgtacaaggtgtgTTGTGTTGGTTTTGCGTCGTTGTTTAAATAAAGCCAACAGGTGACGGTGTACGTAAAATTCTAATGTACGAAATGAATTCGTGAGGATTCAAGTATTACGACCGATGGAGAAATTGGTCACTTATGTCGGAGAGTGGTAATTATCGCGGATGATGTTACCACgacgatgtggttatggaacgtagttccaagggggagttacactcccgcacgaggaggttttagtgtgagatttcggataatgctcttagtagatccggaattagtgtcgagacctagatttggtcgatttgtggtagagcacaatttcggttaaattgtacttaaggtttcggatttgaattatcaccgaggtggtaatacggtgaatctcattgggagataaatggatgggtttgacgagcaaggtgagatccctcggttaagggatgtgcgtgttggAATCTTTTCTAGAgagttattgttttgtgcctatgtgcgatataggtggttcttgctcgaatgTGATGGCAATGTGCTCACGTACGTATAATGCATGTGCAAGGATTCCAAGTGAGtgaaataagtatacatgtatgtgtaTAGTGTAtctatttgtatgctatggcatgaaccACGGAGCtgatagtgccatagtatgtgcgagtgcaCTATGATGTGaactacggagccggtagcactatagcacgagttgttaaggtgtgaaccacggagccggtagcgccttaatgtgagtatgactcgagttagtgttatatcggtatggtataacgttatctggAAATTcaataccgatggggaatgggagtaccattctttgtgtgtggtttgggacgtgaatatcgggttgttcgtattcacagtatttcgggtagtacgattgtccctgttggttggactcatagtttgaggtagtgaatgtcgggtagttcggattcactaaggctcgggttgtacgaccatcctcggttatactatgtggtggaggtagtgaatatcggtttgcacgtattcacgatgactcgggttgtgcggtcatttcgttgtgggaaatatggattgggttggtgaatttcgggttgttgcgaattcactaaggttctggTTATTTCGACCATcttccatatgtgtttaggctcgagATGTTTCAGCCATGTTGGTGTGGTTAgtattgtgaactattggttgttttatacaccaatggtggggtcacgaggaccatgttgtgtgattagtgatgcgatagctgtgtttcgctcacatgttgttacgggtgtgacaatagtcgattttgtacaccttgggattagcgttgccatagtcgttttggacgctatcggatttagtcgtttgcttacgactttatgatagttgcgtattagagagagagcttgatttggagaagaaggagtcagattctcaccaaagctcggattttaaagttgttcatctcgttcacggctacgttgtggtagtattggtaagttcaaactctgaatttcatttgttaaaattgatattcaagttagggtttgagattttttagttgtgaaacccttttgatgatgaagtgggtttatggtgactagttattgtggtcatttggcgggttttgggttggttgacgatttggccatgtttaggctttgatattgggtttaatcactaggtttagtgattatggaagtgttggaacccatttgggggtttttggttgactaattttgaaatgggtcaaaattagggtatttgtgtcattttgggcaagacaagtgcttaacacttgtgttcgggtttaattggtgtattaggaccattttcacttgtgttagtggttattggttagtttgggtacggtttgtgctaggaagtgcatttgggtcgaaattgcactaagtatcaATTGGGTTGgttgtaagtccaccctaattgtgttgtttgtattgtgataatagaataggtactttccattggcgtgttgcgaaATTATTCGGTTgctttcatcaaggcgacaaggtgagtgtgaatatcctatgtgcatatgtatgtgtaggatgggtgcgggtcgggttaagtggttctcggttatagaactcacttcacatataggtggatttgatggggcttgtgtaataagtccaattggcaaggttgtgcgttttggttgaccacctttggcgaggtgtacacttcgtgtgtacgttatcacatggacttctaatatggagttatataatcacgatgtagtgggattggtattgagttacagttgagtaaccccgatgatgtgggttttgatgaggtagcgaatctcgggttgtgcggatTCATgacgactcgggttgttcggtcatcttattgatgaggtagtgaatctcgggttgtacgaattcactaaggcacaGGTAGTACGGCCGTgctcggttgttgaagtggtgaaggaagtgaatctcgggttgttcggccaaccttcatgggtttaaggttaaggggttaaccttattgtttTATCGGTTGTattttgtatatgcgtatatatatatatatatatatatatatatatatatatatatatatatatatatatatatatatatatatatatatatatatatatatatatacttattgtatgttgtagctaatcttacggatttggcttggtagtacgttaggtataactttgcttatttatgctcggattgcggtatgtgtttactacttgtgtgttggcgatgcgcattcattttatgcatatatatgtatatagtatattctcattcactaagcattagcttaccctctcgttgtttacatttttatagatttgcttggatgcggtggctcgggtaagcgtgggaactagtggactcgcgtagttgctttagaagatcttgcttttggattgattaggattgggtagcgtatccccaatcgtcatgctcggtctttagtttatgttaaaactcacgtggtcgaaaactcGTAGTTTTGTACGAAAAtcataaaacggccgatgtgggcccggtgtcgtaaaactcaattttattgtggaaaactcttagtttaaattattataacatattgtgaaagtgttttcgtgtgaaagtgtcaggaagcgggttttccgctcacgtgTAAATGTAAAATTGATCAGAATAtttcagttcatttggacgccgtccaaaaggcttggacgccgtccagtccttcagagctggacgccgtccagatgtactgtcccacaaaaaaaaaattaagacgtattttcggttggataacgagtTGGGTCGTTACACATATGTTTCAAGAAATTCCTATTATTTTCTACCCTTCTAGGTGGTCTAATCATTGACAGAGGACCTGCGGTCGACTCCACGGTCGGACCGTGCTTCGACCGCACACTTCATGTAGCATTTTGACTCTCTTGAGATTTAACAAACACTATAGGTCGTTGTTTTGATGATTTAATTTTCAGGGTGCTTTCTTTAAATCCTAACCCATGTTTGTTGTTGCTTGTTCGTTGAACACTTAAGATATCTTCTAGCACTTTTTCACTTTTATTATATATTGAAAATTTGATCATATTT from Rutidosis leptorrhynchoides isolate AG116_Rl617_1_P2 chromosome 9, CSIRO_AGI_Rlap_v1, whole genome shotgun sequence harbors:
- the LOC139868522 gene encoding uncharacterized mitochondrial protein AtMg00810-like, translating into MGELKFFLGLQIKQLEDGTFINQQKYIHDMLKKFGMENSKPMATLMATNVKLTLEGEGDLFDSTKYRGMIRFLLYLMASRPDIMYSVCLCERFHENPKMSHVEVVKRIFRYLKGTMHLGLWYPKFTGVDIMCFADSDHGGSLIDRKSTSVVCAFVGLCLTSWFSKKQTSVAISTTEAEYVAIGRACAQSAMDETNLHRLRYRLFENTYLL